A single window of Archangium gephyra DNA harbors:
- a CDS encoding cytochrome P450 has protein sequence MSQPLNLMTPEVRANPYPLYAELRRRPVCQVEPGGMWAVSRYDDVVTVLKDPRRFSSEGLGRSFRPPWLERNPTADSLVMKDPPEHTRLRSLVTRAFNGATLSRLEPSIRAIAEELADSAVRRQEVDFIAEFALPLPARVLNLFFGLEPAMALRLKHWADDLVSIPASQPSPQRQEEIRHSLQEMERCFNALIEQRRARPGDELVSELLRGELTHEEVLSFLFGLVPAGVETTVYLLANTMVVLSEHPRELERVRENPALIPRLIEEVLRFEPPGQSSLRLTTEDVELSGVRIPRGSIVVALVGAAMRDESRFPQADQFLLERESQSSLAFGHGPHYCLGAMLARLEARLGLEALFSRIGGFSLQRKELDWSQSIIARGPRALPLHLEPMR, from the coding sequence ATGAGCCAGCCGCTGAACCTGATGACCCCCGAGGTGAGAGCCAATCCCTATCCGCTGTACGCGGAGCTCCGGCGAAGGCCGGTGTGCCAGGTAGAGCCGGGCGGCATGTGGGCCGTCAGCCGTTACGACGACGTGGTGACCGTCCTCAAGGATCCCCGGCGCTTCTCCTCGGAGGGCCTGGGCCGGAGCTTCCGGCCTCCCTGGCTCGAGAGGAATCCCACGGCGGACTCGCTCGTCATGAAGGATCCACCGGAGCACACGCGCCTGCGGTCCCTCGTCACCCGGGCCTTCAACGGCGCGACGCTCAGCCGGTTGGAGCCGAGCATCCGCGCCATCGCCGAGGAGCTCGCCGACTCCGCCGTGCGCCGCCAGGAGGTGGACTTCATCGCGGAGTTCGCCCTGCCCCTCCCGGCCCGCGTGTTGAACCTCTTCTTCGGCCTGGAGCCCGCCATGGCCCTGCGCTTGAAGCACTGGGCAGATGATCTGGTCAGCATCCCGGCCAGTCAGCCCTCGCCCCAGCGCCAGGAGGAGATCCGCCACAGCCTCCAGGAGATGGAGCGCTGCTTCAACGCCCTCATCGAACAGCGGCGCGCGCGGCCTGGAGACGAGCTCGTGAGCGAGCTGCTCCGCGGTGAGTTGACCCACGAGGAGGTCTTGAGCTTCCTCTTCGGCCTGGTGCCGGCCGGTGTCGAGACCACCGTGTACCTGCTCGCCAACACGATGGTGGTGCTCTCGGAGCATCCACGGGAGCTGGAGCGCGTGCGCGAGAATCCCGCGCTCATCCCCCGGCTCATCGAGGAGGTGCTCCGCTTCGAGCCACCGGGACAGAGCAGCCTCCGGCTGACCACCGAGGACGTGGAGCTCTCCGGCGTGAGGATTCCCCGGGGCTCCATCGTCGTGGCCCTGGTGGGCGCGGCCATGCGCGACGAGAGCCGCTTCCCCCAGGCGGACCAGTTCCTCCTCGAGCGCGAGAGCCAGAGCAGCCTCGCCTTCGGCCACGGGCCCCACTACTGCCTGGGGGCGATGCTCGCCCGGCTGGAGGCACGCCTCGGCCTGGAGGCACTCTTCTCCCGCATCGGCGGCTTCTCGCTCCAGCGGAAGGAGCTCGACTGGTCCCAGTCGATCATCGCCCGGGGGCCCCGCGCCCTGCCGCTCCACCTGGAGCCCATGCGGTAG
- a CDS encoding LGFP repeat-containing protein translates to MHPSRLRGALRTLLLLPLLVLAGPSVAAGPQGIQAGAPINDSGTILLTDAVATAMANSGAGFVRVNFRLGPYPSDTAQFYSTYDTIVNRLRSKGLQVVGLLSNESWHGEQWQWQENSWEVAGGNGYNTYIDQFGYMAGRVAAHFNGRIKHWEIWNEPNCYSTSPWPGAYEGCSYIYPSNFAALLGHAYTQMKYYNRYDVQVISGGLLSHNLYGNNADSAGANYLSDTYWTGVNVGSWNWIRANAGSYPLDHIGHHLYVDQGGYVNSNTLSQYLGWVHNAYVAYEGSATPKKIFETELGWTTDSVSEGVQASNITTAYNVMRGTSYVASAIWFYLQDSPGLNYGLYRASGLGSTSQKPGYGNYVGAVTYQGRYSNQTVHTGIDGYFNSHGGMATNGSPYDNGGTPWVHYWDYGYVQDLDGGSIGRNAIMSSSSGTFQVRSGFWTTYLQGTNHTRLKFPTSDEFGYGSGTRQNFQGGYMTWDPANGVRVF, encoded by the coding sequence ATGCACCCCTCGCGTCTGCGTGGCGCCCTCCGGACGTTGCTGTTGCTGCCGCTGCTGGTGCTCGCCGGGCCCTCGGTGGCCGCCGGCCCCCAGGGAATCCAGGCCGGGGCACCCATCAATGACTCCGGCACCATCCTGCTCACGGACGCGGTGGCCACGGCGATGGCCAACAGCGGAGCCGGGTTCGTCCGGGTCAACTTCCGGCTCGGGCCCTACCCTTCCGACACGGCCCAGTTCTACAGCACGTACGACACCATCGTGAACCGGCTACGCTCCAAGGGCTTGCAGGTGGTGGGCCTGCTGTCCAACGAGTCCTGGCACGGCGAGCAGTGGCAATGGCAGGAGAACAGCTGGGAGGTCGCCGGAGGCAACGGCTACAACACCTACATCGACCAGTTCGGCTACATGGCGGGCCGGGTCGCCGCCCACTTCAACGGGCGCATCAAGCACTGGGAGATCTGGAACGAGCCCAACTGCTACTCCACCTCGCCGTGGCCGGGAGCCTACGAGGGCTGCTCGTACATCTACCCGTCCAACTTCGCCGCGCTGCTGGGCCACGCCTATACGCAGATGAAGTACTACAACCGCTATGACGTGCAGGTGATCAGCGGCGGGCTGCTGAGCCACAACCTGTATGGCAACAACGCGGACAGCGCGGGCGCCAACTACCTGTCCGACACGTACTGGACGGGCGTGAACGTCGGCTCCTGGAATTGGATTCGCGCGAACGCCGGGAGCTATCCGCTCGATCACATCGGCCACCACCTGTACGTGGACCAGGGCGGCTACGTGAACAGCAACACGCTCAGCCAGTATCTGGGGTGGGTGCACAACGCGTACGTCGCCTACGAGGGCAGCGCCACGCCCAAGAAGATCTTCGAGACGGAGCTTGGCTGGACGACGGACTCGGTCAGCGAGGGCGTGCAGGCCAGCAACATCACCACCGCGTACAACGTGATGCGCGGGACGTCGTACGTGGCCTCGGCCATCTGGTTCTACCTGCAGGACTCGCCCGGCCTGAACTACGGCCTCTACCGCGCCTCGGGTCTGGGCAGCACGAGCCAGAAGCCGGGATATGGCAACTACGTCGGCGCGGTGACCTACCAGGGACGCTATTCCAACCAGACGGTCCACACGGGCATCGACGGTTATTTCAACAGCCACGGCGGCATGGCCACCAACGGCTCGCCCTATGACAACGGGGGCACGCCCTGGGTGCACTATTGGGATTACGGCTACGTGCAGGACCTCGACGGCGGCTCCATCGGCCGCAACGCCATCATGAGCAGCTCGTCGGGAACCTTCCAGGTGCGCTCCGGTTTCTGGACCACGTACCTGCAAGGCACCAACCACACGCGGCTGAAGTTCCCCACCAGCGACGAGTTCGGTTACGGCTCGGGGACGCGCCAGAACTTCCAGGGCGGGTACATGACCTGGGACCCTGCCAACGGCGTTCGCGTCTTCTGA
- a CDS encoding OmpA family protein, giving the protein MDSLLKPCVVALVLSVGVVHAAEPPSDEQVRAELDRQLSEMVNTPPPEMRLLFVGLDPQQYRLDEVHFTLDGEPLPTPPVERIGSPGPHVLVTRQLKDGPHTLVTNVVYMDASWNMFSPTSGLLWNLTSTLNFQTQNGLRVDVTATAVLMPEAKDPRRKVKLTHGVTMEMIAKLEEVALPELPPPPAKKAPAPQPAPTKAPRDPEPAPATPAPLAQQKAKVLVRVLSSLKPVAATVSLRGATTQQVSLKKGARAPVQVEVAPGDYVADVLAPGLLAQTRRVRLEGGSAQPLDFALVRAPKKALVKDKNGRVELPTPLRFPEAKPVPLPDSASLSQLVDLLVRNPTWRLRIEGHTHNQEGDEGARKQLSEARARAVAELLMAAGLEPSRLETEGLADTQPKAPNFTARGRELNRRVELLVLER; this is encoded by the coding sequence TTGGACTCCCTGCTGAAGCCCTGTGTTGTCGCGTTGGTGCTCTCTGTCGGCGTGGTGCACGCCGCGGAGCCGCCCTCCGACGAACAGGTGCGCGCGGAGCTCGACCGGCAGTTGAGTGAGATGGTCAACACTCCGCCCCCGGAGATGCGGCTGCTCTTCGTGGGGTTGGATCCGCAGCAGTACCGGCTCGACGAGGTCCACTTCACGTTGGACGGAGAGCCGCTCCCCACGCCGCCGGTGGAGCGGATCGGCTCGCCGGGGCCGCATGTGCTGGTGACACGGCAGCTCAAGGATGGGCCGCACACGCTGGTGACCAACGTCGTCTACATGGACGCCTCGTGGAACATGTTCAGCCCGACGTCCGGCCTGCTGTGGAACCTCACCTCCACGCTCAACTTCCAGACGCAGAACGGGCTGCGCGTGGACGTGACGGCCACCGCCGTGCTGATGCCAGAGGCGAAGGATCCGCGGCGGAAGGTCAAGCTGACGCACGGCGTGACGATGGAGATGATCGCGAAGCTCGAGGAGGTCGCGCTCCCCGAGCTGCCTCCGCCCCCGGCGAAGAAGGCCCCGGCACCGCAGCCAGCGCCCACGAAGGCTCCCCGCGATCCGGAGCCCGCTCCGGCCACTCCAGCCCCCCTGGCGCAGCAGAAGGCGAAGGTGCTGGTGCGGGTGCTGTCGAGCCTGAAACCCGTGGCGGCCACGGTCTCGCTGCGTGGGGCCACGACGCAGCAGGTGTCCCTGAAGAAGGGGGCCCGGGCTCCCGTGCAGGTGGAGGTGGCGCCGGGTGACTACGTGGCGGACGTGCTCGCGCCCGGCCTCCTGGCACAAACGCGCCGGGTGCGGCTCGAGGGAGGCAGCGCGCAGCCCCTGGACTTCGCGCTGGTGCGCGCGCCCAAGAAGGCGCTGGTGAAGGACAAGAACGGCCGGGTGGAGCTGCCCACGCCCCTGCGCTTCCCCGAGGCAAAGCCGGTCCCCCTGCCGGACAGCGCCAGCCTTTCGCAGCTCGTGGACCTGCTCGTGCGCAACCCCACCTGGCGGCTCCGCATCGAGGGCCACACCCACAACCAGGAAGGCGACGAGGGCGCGCGCAAGCAGCTCTCCGAGGCGCGGGCCCGCGCGGTGGCGGAGCTGCTCATGGCCGCGGGCCTGGAGCCGTCGCGCCTCGAGACGGAGGGCCTCGCCGACACGCAGCCCAAGGCGCCCAACTTCACCGCTCGTGGCCGGGAGCTCAACCGGCGCGTGGAGCTGCTCGTTCTCGAGCGTTAG
- a CDS encoding threonine aldolase family protein produces the protein MAHRDFSRGEFLALSGLLAGSTLLKGTAHAAVPKSPPAPKKEAPAASAAPATPPGPTREDFERLRRGCRASLVLGTAGNEGAELVRIGEWVQRQGLMGDVYGGGELVQSLEKRVAGLLGFEDACFMPTGTMGQLIALRMYADAGGRRAFGVHPSSHHVLHENDSYAVLHGLRAVNLSPWTRPVLAGDVREAREPLDVVSVELPVRWLGGQLQTWEQLEELKRTCREQGVKLHMDGARLWESQPFYGRSYADICRGFDSVYVSFYKMVGALGGAMVAGNRDFIRTTRLWRHRHGGNIFQMWPYAASAAMRLDDTLARVPGYVQRAKSLTEALAADSRLTVLPRPVQTNLFRVFLRGDPAALGRQRDRIARENGIWVANGFSQTRVPGVVETELQVGEGLAGIDDAEATRAFLRLLEPA, from the coding sequence ATGGCCCACCGCGATTTCAGCCGGGGCGAGTTCCTCGCCCTCTCCGGCCTGCTGGCCGGCTCCACGCTCCTCAAGGGCACGGCGCACGCCGCCGTGCCCAAGTCTCCCCCCGCTCCGAAGAAGGAGGCCCCGGCGGCCAGCGCGGCTCCAGCCACGCCCCCCGGCCCCACGCGGGAGGACTTCGAGCGCCTGCGCCGGGGGTGCCGTGCTTCGCTCGTGCTCGGCACGGCTGGGAACGAGGGGGCCGAGCTGGTCCGCATCGGCGAGTGGGTGCAGCGCCAGGGCCTCATGGGGGACGTGTACGGCGGTGGCGAGCTCGTCCAGTCCCTGGAGAAGCGCGTGGCGGGCCTGCTCGGCTTCGAGGACGCGTGCTTCATGCCCACGGGCACCATGGGCCAGCTCATCGCGCTGCGCATGTACGCGGACGCCGGGGGCAGGCGCGCCTTTGGCGTGCACCCCTCGTCCCACCACGTGTTGCACGAGAACGACAGCTACGCCGTGCTGCACGGGCTGCGCGCGGTGAACCTCTCGCCCTGGACGCGGCCGGTGCTCGCCGGGGACGTGCGCGAGGCCCGCGAGCCGCTGGACGTCGTCAGCGTGGAGCTGCCGGTGCGGTGGCTGGGCGGACAGCTCCAGACGTGGGAGCAGTTGGAGGAGCTCAAGCGCACCTGCCGCGAGCAGGGCGTGAAGCTCCACATGGACGGCGCGCGCCTGTGGGAGAGCCAGCCCTTCTACGGGCGCTCCTACGCGGACATCTGCCGCGGCTTCGACTCCGTCTACGTGTCCTTCTACAAGATGGTGGGGGCGCTGGGCGGGGCCATGGTGGCGGGCAACCGGGACTTCATCCGCACCACGCGCCTGTGGCGGCACCGGCACGGTGGCAACATCTTCCAGATGTGGCCCTACGCGGCCTCGGCGGCCATGCGCCTGGACGACACGCTGGCCCGCGTTCCCGGCTACGTGCAGCGCGCGAAGTCCCTCACCGAGGCGCTCGCGGCGGACTCCCGGCTCACCGTGCTGCCCCGGCCCGTGCAGACGAACCTCTTCCGCGTCTTCCTGCGCGGAGACCCGGCGGCGCTGGGCCGTCAGCGCGATCGCATCGCGCGCGAGAACGGTATCTGGGTGGCCAACGGCTTCAGCCAGACGCGTGTGCCCGGCGTCGTGGAGACGGAGCTGCAGGTGGGCGAGGGGCTCGCCGGTATCGACGACGCGGAGGCCACGCGGGCCTTCCTCCGGCTGCTCGAACCGGCGTGA
- a CDS encoding response regulator encodes MPNTLDFQALFSLSPNPYMVLDRELRYVAANEAYLRLTASRLEELLGRPIFEVFPHDPADPSNASARLLRTSFERVLAGRVPDTLALIPYRVPLQTAEGVVLEERYWSATHTPILDARGDVAFILQHTVDVTELHRLKQAMSAAPLDQMQAGVLHRARLVQEKNTLLDNERRLLLQLFEQAPGFMAFMRGREHVFELTNPAYEQLVGHREVLGKSVREALPEVEGQGFFELLDRVFTTGEPVVGRGQQLFVQREPGAPLTEAYVDFVYQPVLEPDGTVSGIFCQGHDVTEQKRAQDELRKHREHLEELVRERTRALRESEAERRQTEVALRQSQKMEAVGKLTGGVAHDFNNLLQVIGGNLQLLQRDIVGNERAQRRLETAVGAVERGARLAAQLLAFARRQPLEPAVINLGRLVRGMGDLLRRALGEGIEIETVIAGGLWNTLADPNQLENVILNLAINARDAMDGEGRLTIEAGNAMLDDHYALLHQDVEAGQYVLLAISDTGSGMSPEVLERAFEPFFTTKPEGRGTGLGLSMVYGFVKQTGGHIKIYSEVGHGTTIKIYLPRSLQAEVVATEPVTGPIEGGTETILVVEDDPEVRATVVELLTELGYRVLKAADGQSALAVIQSGMPVDLLFTDVVMPGPVRSPDLARQAKALLPDLEVLFTSGYTENAIVHGGRLDPGVSLLSKPYRREDLARKLRHLLRDRQQRSSSRRVLATPVHAGPAPAKADGLRILLVEDDEDIRESAHELLEVLGHQVTAVASAEAAQQALEAGGFDVLFTDVSLPGRSGVELAREAVRRHPGLRVIIASGHGTSVVTAGGEVGGAVLLPKPYALPELKGALAQVGG; translated from the coding sequence ATGCCCAACACCCTCGACTTCCAGGCGCTCTTCAGCCTCTCTCCCAACCCCTACATGGTGCTGGACCGCGAGCTCCGGTACGTCGCGGCCAACGAGGCCTATCTCCGGCTCACGGCAAGCCGGCTCGAGGAGCTCCTGGGGCGCCCCATCTTCGAGGTGTTCCCCCATGATCCCGCGGACCCCAGCAACGCCAGCGCGCGCCTGCTCCGGACGTCGTTCGAGCGGGTCCTGGCCGGGCGGGTCCCGGACACCCTGGCGCTGATCCCCTACCGGGTTCCCCTCCAGACGGCGGAGGGCGTGGTCCTCGAGGAGCGCTACTGGAGTGCCACCCACACGCCCATCCTCGACGCACGGGGCGACGTGGCCTTCATCCTCCAGCACACGGTGGACGTGACCGAGCTGCACCGGCTCAAGCAGGCCATGAGCGCCGCGCCCCTGGATCAGATGCAGGCGGGCGTCCTCCACCGCGCGCGGCTCGTCCAGGAGAAGAACACCCTCCTGGACAACGAGCGCCGGCTGCTGCTCCAGCTGTTCGAGCAGGCGCCTGGCTTCATGGCCTTCATGCGGGGGCGCGAGCACGTCTTCGAGCTGACCAACCCCGCCTATGAGCAGCTCGTCGGCCACCGGGAGGTGCTCGGCAAGTCCGTGCGCGAGGCCCTTCCCGAGGTGGAGGGACAGGGCTTCTTCGAGCTGCTCGATCGCGTCTTCACGACGGGGGAGCCGGTCGTCGGCCGTGGACAGCAGCTCTTCGTGCAGCGGGAGCCCGGCGCGCCGCTCACGGAAGCGTACGTGGATTTCGTGTACCAGCCCGTGCTCGAGCCCGACGGGACGGTCTCGGGCATCTTCTGCCAGGGCCATGACGTCACCGAGCAGAAGCGCGCCCAGGACGAGCTGCGCAAGCACCGCGAGCACCTCGAGGAGCTGGTCCGCGAGCGCACCCGGGCGCTGCGCGAGAGCGAGGCCGAGCGGCGGCAGACCGAGGTCGCGTTGCGGCAGTCCCAGAAGATGGAGGCGGTGGGCAAGCTCACCGGTGGCGTGGCGCACGACTTCAACAACCTGCTCCAGGTCATCGGCGGCAACCTCCAGCTGCTGCAGCGGGACATCGTGGGCAACGAGCGGGCACAGCGGCGGCTGGAGACGGCCGTCGGCGCCGTCGAGCGCGGGGCCCGGCTCGCGGCCCAGCTGCTCGCGTTCGCCCGGCGGCAGCCGTTGGAGCCCGCGGTCATCAACCTGGGCCGGCTGGTGCGCGGCATGGGAGACCTGTTGCGGCGCGCCCTGGGCGAGGGCATCGAGATCGAGACCGTCATCGCCGGCGGCCTCTGGAACACGCTCGCGGATCCCAACCAGCTCGAGAACGTCATCCTGAACCTGGCCATCAACGCCCGCGACGCGATGGACGGGGAGGGCCGGCTGACCATCGAGGCTGGCAATGCCATGCTCGATGACCATTACGCCCTGCTGCACCAGGACGTCGAGGCCGGCCAGTACGTGCTGCTGGCCATCTCCGATACCGGCAGCGGCATGAGCCCGGAGGTCCTGGAGCGGGCCTTCGAGCCGTTCTTCACGACCAAGCCCGAGGGCCGCGGCACCGGGCTGGGCCTGAGCATGGTGTATGGCTTCGTCAAGCAGACGGGCGGCCACATCAAGATCTACAGCGAGGTCGGGCACGGGACGACGATCAAGATCTACCTGCCCCGCTCGCTCCAGGCGGAGGTGGTGGCCACCGAGCCCGTGACGGGTCCCATCGAGGGAGGCACCGAGACCATCCTGGTGGTGGAGGACGATCCCGAGGTGCGCGCCACGGTCGTGGAGCTGCTGACCGAGCTTGGCTATCGCGTGCTCAAGGCGGCGGACGGGCAGAGCGCGCTGGCGGTCATCCAGAGCGGCATGCCCGTGGATCTGCTGTTCACCGACGTGGTCATGCCCGGCCCGGTCCGCAGTCCGGACCTCGCGCGGCAGGCCAAGGCGCTCCTGCCGGACCTGGAGGTGCTGTTCACCTCGGGCTACACGGAGAACGCCATCGTCCATGGTGGACGGCTGGATCCCGGCGTCAGCCTGCTGAGCAAGCCCTACCGCCGGGAGGATCTCGCCCGGAAGCTGCGCCACCTGCTCCGCGACCGTCAGCAGCGGAGCTCCTCCCGGAGGGTCCTGGCCACCCCGGTGCACGCCGGGCCGGCTCCCGCGAAGGCGGACGGGCTGCGCATCCTCCTCGTGGAGGACGACGAGGACATCCGCGAGTCCGCCCACGAGCTGTTGGAGGTGCTCGGCCACCAGGTGACGGCCGTGGCGAGCGCGGAGGCGGCCCAGCAGGCGCTCGAGGCCGGTGGCTTCGACGTGTTGTTCACGGACGTGAGCCTGCCCGGCAGGTCGGGTGTGGAGCTGGCCCGCGAGGCCGTCCGCCGTCATCCCGGGCTGCGGGTCATCATCGCCTCGGGCCATGGCACCTCGGTGGTCACCGCGGGCGGGGAGGTGGGAGGCGCCGTGCTGCTACCCAAGCCCTATGCGCTCCCCGAGCTCAAGGGCGCACTGGCCCAGGTGGGCGGATGA
- a CDS encoding sensor histidine kinase, producing the protein MSARSNPALPPDEVAESLFQAEHETLLRAILGNSTDGLFVVDAQGHKLYANDVAHGILGHGFTRYDPNGWSERYGLFYPDTRTLYPSEQLPLYRSLQGEEPPEVDLFIRNPSHPEGRHFRVKSRPVRDRQGKLLGAITNLKDTHEQRQAEAVQRRTELRFQLMLETAQEGVWMIDADRRTTYVNQYAASLLGYTPEEILGRHLFEFVYQAEHARSDRELATQQNEGQAVLVNDFRLMRKDGTPVWTLIAACPVQGESGEYLGSLAMITDISQRRENEEQVRRLNVELEQRIRERTAQLEFSNRELESFAYSVAHDLRVPLRSISHFTQALSEDCATPLDATGRDYLQRIRASSQRMTELIDGILAISRVNSAELVETDVDLSGLAQAVAEQLQRWAPERTIRFQLQDGLVDRGDAQLLRLVLENLMGNAWKFTREKPVAEIQFGTLPETGKGRVYFVRDNGAGFDMEYQKKLFGVFQRLHTQQEFEGHGVGLATVQRIIRRHKGRVWGEGRVGEGATFFFTLHELASR; encoded by the coding sequence ATGAGCGCTCGTTCCAATCCGGCCCTGCCCCCTGACGAGGTGGCCGAGAGTCTCTTCCAGGCCGAGCACGAGACCCTGTTGCGCGCCATCCTCGGCAACTCCACCGATGGCCTGTTCGTGGTGGACGCCCAGGGCCACAAGCTCTACGCCAACGACGTGGCCCACGGGATTCTCGGCCACGGCTTCACGCGCTACGACCCCAACGGCTGGAGCGAGCGGTACGGCCTCTTCTACCCGGACACGCGGACGCTGTACCCCTCCGAGCAGCTCCCGCTCTACCGCAGCCTCCAGGGAGAGGAGCCGCCCGAGGTGGACCTCTTCATCCGCAATCCCTCCCACCCGGAGGGCCGGCACTTCCGTGTGAAGTCCAGGCCCGTGCGCGACCGCCAGGGCAAGCTGCTGGGGGCCATCACCAACCTGAAGGATACCCACGAGCAACGCCAGGCCGAGGCCGTCCAGCGCCGCACCGAGCTGCGCTTCCAGCTCATGCTGGAGACGGCCCAGGAGGGCGTCTGGATGATCGACGCCGACAGGCGCACCACCTACGTCAACCAGTACGCGGCCTCGTTGCTCGGCTACACGCCCGAGGAGATCCTGGGCAGGCACCTCTTCGAGTTCGTCTACCAGGCGGAACACGCCCGCTCCGACCGGGAGCTCGCGACGCAGCAGAACGAGGGACAGGCCGTCCTCGTCAATGACTTCCGGCTGATGCGCAAGGATGGGACGCCCGTCTGGACCCTGATCGCCGCCTGCCCCGTCCAGGGCGAGAGCGGCGAATACCTGGGCTCGCTGGCCATGATCACCGACATCTCCCAGCGCCGCGAGAACGAGGAGCAGGTGCGCCGGCTCAACGTGGAGCTGGAGCAGCGCATCCGCGAGCGCACGGCCCAGCTCGAGTTCTCCAACCGCGAGCTGGAGTCCTTCGCCTACTCGGTGGCCCATGATCTGCGCGTTCCGCTGCGCAGCATCTCCCACTTCACCCAGGCACTGTCCGAGGACTGCGCCACCCCGCTCGACGCCACCGGCAGGGATTACCTCCAGCGCATCCGCGCCTCGTCCCAGCGGATGACGGAGCTCATCGACGGCATCCTGGCGATCTCGCGCGTCAACAGCGCCGAGCTCGTGGAGACGGACGTTGACTTGTCCGGCCTGGCGCAGGCCGTCGCCGAGCAACTCCAGCGCTGGGCGCCCGAGCGCACCATCCGCTTCCAGCTCCAGGACGGGCTGGTGGATCGCGGGGATGCCCAGTTGCTGCGCCTGGTGCTGGAGAACCTGATGGGCAACGCCTGGAAGTTCACCCGCGAGAAGCCGGTGGCGGAGATCCAGTTCGGCACGCTGCCGGAGACGGGGAAGGGGCGCGTCTACTTCGTCCGGGACAACGGGGCGGGCTTCGACATGGAGTACCAGAAGAAGCTCTTCGGCGTCTTCCAGCGGCTGCACACGCAGCAGGAGTTCGAGGGCCACGGGGTGGGGCTGGCCACGGTGCAGCGCATCATCCGCCGCCACAAGGGGCGGGTGTGGGGCGAGGGCCGGGTCGGGGAGGGCGCCACCTTCTTCTTCACCCTCCACGAGCTCGCCTCGCGCTGA
- a CDS encoding esterase family protein: MSNVDPNLRRELFGWYSHRLGMDMPIVRYGHWGPALLLFPTAGGDFLEAERMGLIQSVAHHLFAGRVQIFSINSINPWAWMNDGMPIHQKAHNQARFSEYVEHEVVPHIRRCLGNDGARIGAAGASFGAFHAANAFFRRPDQFDLLLGLGGFYDLQSDFLHGYWSDDVYFNNPVSYVPNLSEGHGMDLLRHHSRIHLVTSRGAWENPGYSEHLSQLLHQRGIPHNLDIWGHDMPHDWPTWYRQLDHYMAERLGY; this comes from the coding sequence ATGTCAAACGTTGATCCGAACCTGCGCCGTGAGCTCTTCGGTTGGTACAGCCACCGGCTGGGCATGGACATGCCCATCGTCCGCTACGGCCACTGGGGTCCGGCCCTGCTGCTCTTCCCCACCGCCGGAGGTGACTTCCTCGAGGCCGAGCGCATGGGGCTCATCCAGAGCGTGGCCCACCACCTGTTCGCCGGCCGGGTCCAGATCTTCAGCATCAACAGCATCAACCCCTGGGCGTGGATGAACGACGGCATGCCCATCCACCAGAAGGCGCACAACCAGGCGCGCTTCTCGGAGTACGTCGAGCACGAGGTCGTCCCGCACATCCGCCGCTGCCTGGGGAATGACGGCGCGCGCATCGGCGCGGCGGGTGCCAGCTTCGGCGCCTTCCACGCCGCCAATGCCTTCTTCCGGCGCCCGGACCAGTTCGATCTGCTGCTCGGGCTGGGCGGCTTCTACGATCTCCAGTCCGACTTCCTGCACGGCTACTGGAGCGACGACGTCTACTTCAACAACCCCGTCTCCTACGTGCCCAACCTGTCCGAGGGCCATGGGATGGACCTGCTCCGGCACCACAGCCGCATCCACCTGGTGACGAGCCGCGGCGCGTGGGAGAACCCCGGGTACTCCGAGCACCTCAGCCAACTGCTGCACCAGCGTGGCATCCCCCACAACCTGGACATCTGGGGCCACGACATGCCCCACGACTGGCCCACGTGGTACCGGCAGCTGGACCACTACATGGCGGAGCGGCTCGGGTACTAG